From Vogesella sp. XCS3, the proteins below share one genomic window:
- a CDS encoding Lrp/AsnC family transcriptional regulator translates to MLTANLDKTDIKMLAALQANGRLTNVELAEKVALSPSPCLRRLKQLEESGVIRQYVALLDPAKLGLGLQAFVRVSLEKRGGSAHLTSFMEAVQRWPEVVNCYAMTGEMDYLLQVYFEDLQHFSRFVMDELLQQPGVEDVKSSFVLKEFKQTTSLPIYHLGQ, encoded by the coding sequence ATGCTTACGGCCAACCTGGACAAGACCGACATCAAAATGTTGGCAGCCCTGCAAGCCAATGGACGTCTGACCAACGTCGAACTTGCCGAGAAAGTTGCCCTGTCCCCTTCCCCGTGCCTGCGCCGGCTAAAACAGCTGGAAGAGTCCGGCGTGATCCGCCAGTACGTAGCACTGCTAGACCCAGCCAAACTGGGCCTGGGTCTGCAGGCATTTGTACGTGTTTCGCTGGAAAAGCGCGGTGGCAGCGCGCATCTGACCAGCTTTATGGAAGCGGTGCAGCGCTGGCCAGAGGTAGTGAATTGCTACGCCATGACCGGCGAGATGGATTACCTGCTGCAGGTGTACTTTGAAGACCTGCAACATTTCTCGCGCTTTGTCATGGACGAGCTGCTACAACAGCCTGGTGTCGAGGACGTGAAATCCAGCTTTGTCCTGAAAGAGTTCAAACAAACCACCTCGCTGCCCATCTACCACCTGGGCCAGTAA
- the hppD gene encoding 4-hydroxyphenylpyruvate dioxygenase has protein sequence MKMEHQLMNPLATDGFEFVEYTAPDAAGVEKLKQLFLSLGFIEVARHRSKNVSLFRQGDINFILNAERSQPAAEFASAHGPSACAMAWRVKDAAKAYEYALAHGATPYNRPVGAMELNIPAVEGIGGSALYFVDRYGHDKNIYDIDFVPLEGVEQYPAGVGLMVIDHLTHNVVRGNMEKWGGFYENIANFKEIRYFDIEGKLTGLVSKAMTSPCGKIRIPINESSDDKSQIEEFLKQYNGEGIQHIALTTENIYETVETLKARGTRFLDTPDTYYAKVDQRVPNHGEDLARLQKNSILIDGAPVEGILLQIFTETVIGPIFFEIIQRKGNEGFGEGNFRALFESIEEDQIRRGVLKAD, from the coding sequence ATGAAAATGGAACATCAGCTGATGAACCCGCTGGCCACCGATGGTTTCGAGTTTGTTGAATACACCGCCCCCGACGCCGCTGGTGTCGAGAAGCTCAAGCAACTGTTTCTGTCGCTGGGCTTTATCGAAGTAGCGCGCCACCGCAGCAAAAACGTCAGCCTGTTCCGCCAGGGCGACATCAACTTTATCCTGAATGCCGAGCGCAGCCAGCCTGCCGCCGAGTTCGCCTCTGCCCACGGCCCATCCGCCTGCGCCATGGCCTGGCGTGTGAAAGACGCCGCCAAAGCTTACGAGTACGCGCTGGCACACGGTGCCACCCCGTACAACCGCCCGGTGGGTGCCATGGAGCTGAACATTCCGGCCGTGGAAGGTATCGGTGGCTCCGCGCTGTACTTTGTCGACCGCTACGGCCACGACAAGAACATCTACGATATCGACTTCGTACCGCTGGAAGGCGTAGAGCAATACCCGGCTGGTGTGGGCCTGATGGTGATCGACCACCTCACCCACAATGTGGTGCGCGGCAATATGGAGAAGTGGGGCGGCTTCTACGAGAACATCGCCAACTTCAAGGAAATCCGCTACTTCGATATCGAAGGCAAACTCACCGGCCTGGTGTCCAAGGCCATGACCAGCCCGTGTGGCAAGATCCGCATCCCGATCAACGAGTCGTCCGACGACAAGAGCCAGATCGAGGAATTCCTGAAGCAGTACAACGGCGAAGGCATCCAGCACATTGCGCTGACCACCGAAAACATCTACGAAACCGTGGAAACCCTGAAGGCACGTGGCACCCGCTTCCTGGACACCCCGGACACCTACTACGCCAAGGTAGACCAGCGTGTGCCGAATCACGGCGAAGACTTGGCCCGCCTGCAGAAAAACAGCATCCTGATCGACGGCGCTCCGGTAGAAGGCATCCTGCTGCAGATCTTTACCGAAACCGTGATCGGGCCGATCTTCTTCGAGATCATCCAGCGCAAAGGCAATGAAGGCTTTGGCGAAGGCAACTTCCGCGCGCTGTTCGAATCCATCGAAGAAGACCAGATCCGCCGTGGCGTGCTGAAAGCCGACTAA
- a CDS encoding fumarylacetoacetate hydrolase family protein: MKLATYQNQTRDGQLLVVSRDLSRAVAVPQIAANLQAALDNWAQAEPKLQEVYAALNQGEVAGEFAFDQARCHSPLPRAYQWADGSAYLNHVELVRKARGAEVPESFYTDPLMYQGGSDAFLPPRAGIPLRDAAWGLDFEGEVAVVTGDVPLGADAAECAKHIRLLMLVNDVTLRNLIPNELAKGFGFFQSKPATAFSPVAVTPDELGDAWQDGKVHLPLLVDYNGAFYGKPNAGVEMQFNFPQLVAHVSKTRELVAGSIVGSGTISNRDRSVGSCCLAEQRMIEIIDSGAATTPFMKLGDSVRIEMKDGSGASIFGSIEQTVVQHG; encoded by the coding sequence ATGAAACTCGCTACCTATCAGAACCAGACCCGCGACGGCCAGCTGCTGGTAGTCAGCCGCGACCTTAGCCGTGCCGTGGCCGTGCCGCAGATTGCGGCCAACCTGCAAGCTGCACTGGATAACTGGGCGCAGGCCGAACCCAAACTGCAAGAAGTGTACGCCGCACTGAATCAGGGCGAGGTGGCTGGCGAATTCGCCTTCGACCAGGCGCGTTGCCACAGCCCGCTGCCGCGTGCTTACCAGTGGGCTGACGGCTCGGCCTACCTGAACCACGTGGAGCTGGTGCGCAAGGCGCGGGGTGCCGAGGTGCCGGAAAGCTTTTACACCGACCCGTTGATGTACCAGGGCGGTTCCGACGCCTTTCTGCCGCCGCGTGCCGGCATCCCGCTGCGCGATGCTGCATGGGGCCTGGATTTTGAGGGCGAAGTCGCCGTCGTGACCGGAGATGTACCGCTGGGTGCCGATGCGGCCGAGTGCGCCAAGCATATCCGCCTGCTGATGCTGGTGAACGATGTGACGTTGCGCAACCTGATCCCCAACGAGCTGGCCAAAGGCTTTGGTTTCTTCCAGAGCAAGCCGGCTACCGCCTTCTCGCCGGTAGCGGTGACCCCGGACGAGCTGGGCGATGCCTGGCAAGACGGCAAGGTGCACCTGCCACTGTTGGTGGACTACAACGGCGCGTTCTATGGCAAGCCTAACGCCGGGGTGGAAATGCAGTTCAACTTCCCGCAGCTGGTGGCACACGTTTCGAAAACCCGCGAGCTGGTGGCCGGCTCCATCGTCGGTTCCGGTACCATTTCCAACCGCGACCGCAGCGTCGGCAGCTGCTGCCTGGCTGAGCAGCGCATGATCGAGATCATCGATAGCGGCGCCGCCACCACCCCGTTCATGAAGTTGGGCGACAGCGTGCGTATCGAGATGAAAGACGGCAGCGGCGCCAGCATCTTCGGCAGCATCGAACAGACCGTGGTGCAGCATGGCTGA
- the maiA gene encoding maleylacetoacetate isomerase, producing MADAANVGRVLYGYFRSSAAYRVRIALNLKGLAYRQAPVSLVKAEQRSADFLALNPQGLVPALQDGDVLLTQSLAICEYLDEAYPDTVQLLPADPAQRAHIRAVAQAIACDIHPVNNLRILNYLKTELGQDEVARNSWYRHWVQEGFAALEQQLAASAGQYCFGDSITLADVCLLPQVFNAQRFNVDMAPYPRLAAIADALAAVPEFADAHPSRQPDAN from the coding sequence ATGGCTGATGCGGCCAACGTTGGCCGCGTGCTGTATGGCTACTTTCGCTCCTCGGCGGCCTATCGTGTACGCATCGCCCTCAACCTGAAGGGGCTAGCGTACCGGCAGGCGCCCGTGAGCCTGGTAAAAGCCGAGCAGCGCAGCGCCGACTTTCTGGCATTAAACCCGCAGGGCCTGGTGCCGGCACTGCAGGATGGCGATGTGCTGCTGACCCAGTCGCTGGCCATTTGCGAATACCTGGACGAAGCCTATCCGGACACCGTGCAACTACTGCCTGCCGACCCGGCACAGCGTGCTCACATACGTGCCGTTGCCCAGGCTATCGCCTGTGACATCCACCCGGTAAACAATCTGCGCATCCTGAACTACCTCAAGACGGAGCTGGGGCAGGATGAGGTTGCGCGTAATAGTTGGTACCGGCATTGGGTGCAGGAAGGCTTTGCCGCGCTGGAGCAGCAGCTGGCGGCCAGTGCAGGGCAGTACTGCTTTGGCGACAGCATTACGCTGGCGGATGTTTGCCTGCTGCCACAGGTGTTCAATGCCCAGCGCTTCAACGTAGACATGGCGCCGTACCCCAGGCTGGCCGCCATTGCCGACGCTCTGGCTGCGGTGCCTGAGTTTGCCGACGCACACCCGTCGCGCCAGCCGGACGCAAACTGA
- a CDS encoding transposase: MHEHTAFPPKFKDEAVKQATERSYSVAEASVRLGVSSHSLYKWVTAVARDNSEKQTAELIEATSEILRRKAQPRRTEERDILRRGSSRITGEAALIFRKKYWRSR, translated from the coding sequence ATCCATGAGCACACAGCATTCCCCCCAAAATTCAAAGATGAAGCCGTCAAGCAGGCCACTGAACGCAGCTACTCTGTGGCCGAGGCTTCAGTCCGGCTTGGGGTTTCCAGCCATAGCCTGTACAAATGGGTGACAGCAGTCGCCCGGGATAACTCAGAGAAACAGACTGCCGAGCTGATCGAGGCCACGAGCGAAATCCTTCGCCGGAAGGCGCAACCGCGTCGCACAGAAGAACGAGATATTCTAAGAAGAGGTTCTTCACGGATTACCGGGGAGGCGGCTTTGATCTTCAGGAAGAAGTACTGGCGGTCCCGGTAA
- a CDS encoding MarR family EPS-associated transcriptional regulator produces MSLSVKVSSLVTSRQAKLQEDTYFRVMRILQENPDLTQRELAERLGISVGGLNYCLKALMDKGLVKMKNFANSKNKFGYVYVLTPRGMVEKAAITQGFLLRKMAEYDALKAEIDALKAEVAISDEKETPRYD; encoded by the coding sequence ATGTCCCTGTCAGTCAAAGTGAGTTCGTTAGTGACCAGTCGTCAAGCAAAGCTACAGGAAGATACATACTTCCGTGTGATGCGGATCTTGCAAGAAAACCCAGATCTTACCCAGCGAGAGCTGGCAGAGCGGCTGGGCATCAGTGTGGGGGGGCTCAATTATTGCTTAAAGGCACTGATGGATAAAGGTCTTGTGAAGATGAAAAATTTCGCCAACTCAAAGAACAAATTTGGTTATGTCTATGTGCTTACTCCACGAGGCATGGTAGAGAAAGCGGCTATCACACAGGGGTTTTTGCTACGAAAAATGGCAGAGTATGACGCACTGAAGGCTGAGATCGACGCACTAAAGGCAGAGGTTGCAATATCAGATGAGAAAGAAACCCCAAGATATGATTAA
- a CDS encoding mannose-1-phosphate guanylyltransferase/mannose-6-phosphate isomerase: MRKKPQDMIKVAPVILCGGSGTRLWPLSRTGFPKQFLCLTGGESLFQQAAMRFSSLKTSEIVLAPPLIVTGEDHRFLVVEQLREINVESCSALLEPVGRNTAPALTLAALAASADGEDPVLVVTPADQTVVDTDAFIKATQAAIKEAQAGAIVILGIKPDVPETGYGYIQVSNEARLGASYNVARFVEKPNQATAQRYLAEDGYYWNAGIFVLKASVWLSALNEFRPDILDATRLAWEGKSTDSQFIRPSRDEFSAVPSESIDYAVMEQCHNSQFAVKMIPLDAGWSDLGSWDAVWKVLSKDGFGNAHIGDVVATDSSNTLVHATSRLVSLVGVNDIVVVETPDAILVADRSRSQDVKHIVNVLSKNKREEETLHRKVHRPWGWYDSVDEGGRFKVKRIQVNPKASLSLQMHHHRAEHWIVVKGTAKITNGDKVFLLTENQSTYIPLGEVHRLANPGTIPLEIIEIQSGTYLGEDDIVRFEDPYGRE, from the coding sequence ATGAGAAAGAAACCCCAAGATATGATTAAAGTAGCGCCTGTTATTCTGTGCGGAGGCTCCGGTACTCGCCTATGGCCACTGTCGAGAACCGGTTTTCCAAAGCAATTCTTATGCTTGACAGGCGGTGAGAGTTTGTTTCAGCAAGCTGCGATGCGTTTTTCTAGCCTAAAGACCTCCGAGATTGTGTTGGCTCCTCCACTCATTGTTACTGGTGAAGACCATCGGTTTCTGGTTGTCGAACAATTGCGAGAAATAAACGTTGAATCTTGTTCTGCGCTGCTGGAGCCTGTTGGAAGGAACACCGCGCCAGCACTAACCCTGGCAGCACTAGCAGCATCTGCTGACGGCGAAGATCCTGTGCTTGTTGTGACGCCTGCGGATCAGACGGTAGTTGATACTGATGCTTTTATTAAAGCTACTCAAGCTGCGATTAAAGAGGCACAAGCTGGTGCAATAGTTATTCTCGGTATAAAACCCGATGTACCTGAAACAGGTTATGGATATATCCAAGTAAGTAATGAGGCTAGATTAGGTGCATCTTATAACGTAGCTCGCTTTGTTGAGAAACCAAATCAGGCTACTGCACAGCGCTACCTTGCCGAGGATGGTTACTACTGGAATGCTGGGATATTTGTGCTGAAAGCATCTGTGTGGTTAAGTGCGCTCAATGAGTTCCGACCAGATATTCTTGATGCCACCCGTTTGGCATGGGAGGGGAAATCTACTGACTCACAGTTTATTAGGCCTAGTAGAGATGAGTTTTCCGCCGTTCCATCAGAGTCAATTGACTATGCGGTTATGGAGCAATGCCATAATAGTCAATTTGCAGTTAAGATGATTCCGCTTGATGCAGGCTGGAGCGATTTGGGATCATGGGATGCTGTATGGAAAGTTTTATCAAAGGATGGCTTCGGTAACGCCCATATTGGTGATGTAGTAGCAACGGATAGCTCAAATACTCTGGTGCATGCTACAAGCCGGTTGGTAAGTCTGGTTGGTGTTAATGATATTGTTGTGGTCGAGACGCCCGATGCCATCCTTGTTGCGGATAGATCTCGTAGCCAGGATGTTAAGCATATTGTCAATGTGCTGAGTAAAAATAAACGTGAAGAAGAAACACTGCACCGTAAGGTTCATCGTCCGTGGGGGTGGTACGATAGCGTGGACGAAGGTGGACGTTTTAAAGTAAAAAGAATTCAAGTTAACCCGAAGGCTAGTTTAAGTCTTCAAATGCACCATCACCGAGCCGAACATTGGATAGTAGTCAAAGGTACGGCTAAAATTACAAATGGTGATAAAGTTTTTTTATTGACTGAAAATCAGTCGACTTATATTCCACTGGGCGAAGTGCACCGGCTTGCTAATCCTGGGACGATACCGCTTGAAATCATAGAAATTCAATCAGGTACATACCTAGGGGAAGATGATATTGTACGATTTGAAGATCCATATGGAAGAGAATAG
- the gmd gene encoding GDP-mannose 4,6-dehydratase — MEENRMENSVKKVALITGITGQDGSYLAEFLLGKGYLVHGVKRRASSFNTQRVDHIFQDPHAENVNLKLHYGDLTDTSNLVRIIQEVQPDEIYNLGAQSHVAVSFESPEYTADVDAMGTLRILEAIRILGLEKKTRFYQASTSELYGLVQEIPQRETTPFYPRSPYAVAKMYAYWIVVNYREAYGIYACNGILFNHESPRRGETFVTRKITRGLANIAQGLDKCMFMGNMDALRDWGHAKDYVRMQWMMLQQDHPEDFVIATGVQYSVRQFIQWSASELGISLRFEGCGVDEHAIVDAIVGDKAPALKVGDIVVRVDSRYFRPTEVETLLGDPSKAKEKLGWVPEITVQEMCKEMVLHDLEQARQHALLKQHGYDVSHSIE; from the coding sequence ATGGAAGAGAATAGAATGGAAAATTCTGTTAAGAAAGTTGCTTTAATTACTGGCATAACTGGTCAGGATGGCTCATATCTGGCTGAATTTTTACTGGGGAAAGGCTATCTTGTGCATGGTGTAAAGCGCAGGGCTAGCTCATTCAATACTCAGCGTGTAGATCATATTTTTCAGGATCCACACGCTGAAAATGTAAACCTAAAACTACACTATGGTGACTTGACAGATACAAGTAACTTGGTTCGTATCATACAGGAAGTTCAGCCTGACGAGATTTATAATCTTGGTGCGCAAAGTCACGTCGCTGTTAGCTTCGAAAGCCCTGAATATACTGCAGATGTTGATGCTATGGGGACACTGCGTATACTTGAAGCAATACGTATCCTTGGTCTTGAAAAAAAGACACGCTTTTATCAAGCATCTACTTCTGAACTTTACGGCTTAGTTCAAGAAATCCCACAAAGAGAAACAACGCCATTCTATCCTAGAAGTCCCTATGCTGTTGCAAAAATGTATGCCTATTGGATAGTTGTGAATTACCGTGAAGCATATGGGATATATGCATGTAATGGCATTTTGTTTAATCATGAAAGCCCCCGCCGTGGTGAGACTTTTGTAACAAGGAAGATAACGCGCGGTCTTGCTAATATCGCGCAAGGTCTGGATAAGTGCATGTTCATGGGAAATATGGATGCGCTGAGAGACTGGGGGCATGCAAAAGATTATGTCCGAATGCAGTGGATGATGTTGCAGCAAGATCACCCCGAAGACTTTGTGATAGCAACAGGTGTGCAATATAGTGTCCGTCAGTTTATACAATGGTCTGCATCAGAGTTAGGCATTTCATTGCGTTTTGAGGGTTGTGGGGTAGATGAGCATGCGATAGTTGATGCAATTGTTGGCGATAAAGCACCAGCTCTAAAAGTTGGAGACATTGTTGTTAGAGTTGATTCACGTTATTTCAGACCAACTGAAGTTGAGACACTGCTCGGTGATCCTTCTAAAGCTAAAGAGAAGTTAGGGTGGGTGCCAGAGATAACAGTGCAAGAAATGTGTAAAGAAATGGTATTGCATGACCTTGAACAAGCACGACAACATGCGCTACTGAAACAGCATGGTTATGATGTTTCGCACTCTATCGAGTAA
- a CDS encoding GDP-L-fucose synthase: MRVLITGGGGMVGRNLQDYLASKGYEIFVPNSKELDLCNYTDVEEYLQVVKPDFVIHAAGKVGGIQANMREPVEFLMKNLDMGRNIVWASKSVGVRRLINLGSSCMYPRGYNSPLREDQVLSGELEPTNEGYALAKVVVSRLCGYISAQSPDYQYKTIIPCNLYGQYDKFDPAHSHLIPAIIHKVYQAKINNEPTVEIWGDGTARREFMFAGDLADCLVEAVVRFETLPALMNVGLGYDYTINEYYQAVADVMDYKGSFHHDLTKPVGMARKLVSVEKQVSWGWQPKHDLKSGIEKTFKFYLQEMVDEL, translated from the coding sequence ATGAGAGTTCTTATTACTGGTGGTGGGGGCATGGTTGGCAGGAATCTCCAAGACTACTTAGCATCTAAGGGTTATGAGATTTTTGTGCCAAATAGCAAGGAGCTTGATCTTTGTAATTACACTGATGTAGAAGAGTACTTGCAGGTAGTTAAACCAGATTTTGTAATTCATGCAGCAGGAAAAGTTGGCGGTATACAGGCTAACATGAGAGAACCAGTCGAGTTTCTAATGAAGAATCTTGATATGGGGAGGAATATTGTATGGGCGTCTAAGTCTGTGGGTGTGAGACGTCTTATAAATTTAGGGAGCTCATGCATGTATCCGCGCGGTTACAACAGTCCACTGCGTGAGGATCAAGTCTTAAGCGGGGAGCTAGAACCCACAAATGAAGGGTATGCTCTCGCCAAAGTAGTAGTTTCGCGTCTTTGTGGCTATATAAGTGCACAAAGTCCTGACTATCAATACAAAACAATAATCCCATGTAATTTATATGGGCAGTATGATAAATTTGACCCTGCACACTCGCACTTAATCCCAGCGATAATTCATAAGGTTTATCAGGCTAAAATTAATAATGAGCCAACTGTGGAAATTTGGGGTGATGGTACGGCTCGTCGTGAATTTATGTTTGCCGGTGATCTGGCTGATTGTTTGGTTGAGGCCGTCGTTAGATTCGAAACCCTACCTGCTTTGATGAACGTGGGCTTGGGCTATGATTATACGATAAATGAATATTACCAAGCGGTTGCTGATGTAATGGATTATAAGGGTTCATTTCATCATGATCTAACTAAGCCAGTTGGTATGGCTCGTAAATTGGTTAGTGTCGAAAAGCAGGTGTCTTGGGGCTGGCAGCCCAAGCATGATCTTAAATCTGGCATTGAGAAAACTTTCAAATTTTATTTGCAGGAGATGGTTGATGAGCTATAA
- a CDS encoding DegT/DnrJ/EryC1/StrS aminotransferase family protein: protein MSYKFPLATATWGQEEIDVMQKVIASGMFTMGAHVKEFERVFSEYVGSKYCVMVNSGSSANLLMVGALFYSKNPDYKLQRGDEVIVPAVSWSTTYYPLYQYGLKIKFVDIDLDTLNFDLEQLESAITDKTRLIFAVNLLGNPNDYAEINRIIGDRNITLMEDNCESMGAEFNGKQAGTFGVMGSYSSFFSHHISTMEGGLIVTDDEELYHILLSLRAHGWTRNLPRENHVCGTKSDDPFEESFRFVLPGYNVRPLELEGALGVEQVKRLPAIIRERQKNGKLLQSALSNHPDIIIQKEIGTSSWFGFSLVIRPGSRLTRKELLAKLNALGFECRPIVAGNFAKNEVVKYFDSEVHGDLKNANHIDQYGLFIGNHHYPMPEAFEVLKDI, encoded by the coding sequence ATGAGCTATAAATTTCCGTTGGCAACTGCTACTTGGGGGCAGGAAGAAATTGATGTGATGCAAAAAGTAATTGCATCTGGGATGTTTACCATGGGTGCGCATGTTAAAGAATTTGAACGTGTTTTTTCTGAGTACGTTGGTAGTAAGTATTGTGTAATGGTAAATTCCGGCTCGTCTGCTAATTTACTTATGGTTGGTGCGTTATTCTATTCAAAAAATCCTGACTATAAACTCCAGCGTGGTGATGAGGTAATCGTTCCCGCTGTTTCGTGGAGCACAACATACTATCCACTCTATCAGTACGGCTTAAAAATTAAATTTGTAGATATCGATCTTGATACACTCAATTTTGATTTGGAGCAGCTCGAATCTGCTATAACTGATAAGACAAGACTTATTTTTGCAGTGAACCTATTGGGTAATCCGAATGATTATGCGGAAATTAATAGAATCATTGGTGATCGCAATATTACACTCATGGAAGATAACTGTGAATCCATGGGTGCTGAGTTTAATGGTAAGCAAGCAGGTACTTTTGGCGTAATGGGGAGCTATAGCTCATTTTTTAGCCATCACATCTCAACTATGGAAGGTGGTTTGATCGTTACGGACGATGAAGAGCTATATCATATTCTTCTATCTTTACGTGCGCATGGGTGGACAAGAAATCTTCCAAGGGAGAATCATGTTTGCGGTACAAAAAGCGATGATCCTTTTGAGGAGTCATTTCGTTTTGTTTTGCCAGGATACAACGTTAGGCCTCTTGAACTCGAGGGGGCGCTTGGTGTAGAACAAGTGAAGCGCTTGCCTGCTATTATTAGGGAGCGGCAGAAAAATGGTAAGCTATTGCAAAGTGCTTTATCGAATCATCCTGATATAATCATTCAGAAGGAAATTGGTACGAGCAGCTGGTTCGGTTTTAGTCTGGTCATTCGCCCTGGTAGCAGGCTTACTCGCAAAGAATTACTTGCAAAGCTTAACGCCCTTGGTTTCGAATGTCGCCCTATAGTGGCAGGAAACTTTGCAAAGAATGAAGTTGTCAAATACTTTGACTCTGAAGTTCATGGCGATTTGAAGAATGCCAATCATATTGACCAGTATGGCTTATTTATTGGCAATCACCACTATCCGATGCCTGAGGCATTTGAAGTGTTGAAAGATATTTAA
- a CDS encoding FAD-binding oxidoreductase has translation MSFIVKIASGDSFSLPPGEPILSGAKNSGITLPYSCNAGRCLSCKCRVVSGATQALHPELNLSEQEKSDGWILTCVRSAISDIELDVESLSCGIFPDSKTFPCKIDKMEVVAPDILKVQLRLPSSANFNFIPGQYVDVIGPSGVRRSYSFASADFVSRQVELHIRNVKGGVMSDYWFRKAKIGDLLRIHGPLGTFSLRDIQDVDLLFLATGTGIAPVKSMVDSVLSNIERLPKSITVLWGNRAQCDFYMDMSRASDLYRYVPVLSQFDDSWSGERGYVQDVAMRLLHDVQNVCVYACGSPAMINSAKHQLMDSGLAPKRFFSDAFVCSAN, from the coding sequence ATGTCTTTTATAGTTAAAATAGCTTCGGGTGATAGTTTTTCGCTTCCGCCTGGCGAGCCAATTTTATCTGGAGCCAAGAATTCTGGAATTACACTGCCATACAGCTGTAATGCAGGAAGATGTCTGTCTTGCAAGTGTCGGGTAGTGAGTGGTGCCACTCAGGCTTTGCATCCTGAGTTGAATCTTTCCGAGCAAGAGAAAAGCGATGGCTGGATTCTGACGTGTGTGCGATCTGCTATCTCAGACATCGAATTGGATGTTGAGAGTTTATCGTGCGGTATATTTCCAGATTCAAAAACTTTTCCATGTAAGATAGATAAAATGGAAGTGGTTGCACCTGATATTTTGAAGGTGCAGCTCCGATTGCCATCAAGTGCAAATTTCAATTTTATCCCTGGGCAATACGTTGATGTCATTGGTCCCTCTGGTGTTCGGCGTAGTTACTCATTCGCCTCCGCGGATTTTGTCAGTAGGCAAGTTGAGCTTCATATTCGTAATGTGAAGGGGGGTGTTATGAGTGACTATTGGTTTAGAAAAGCCAAAATAGGTGATCTGCTGCGGATCCATGGTCCGCTTGGAACATTCTCTCTGCGAGATATTCAAGATGTGGATTTATTATTTTTGGCTACAGGAACCGGTATCGCACCAGTGAAGAGTATGGTCGATTCCGTACTGTCGAACATCGAGCGGTTACCCAAGTCTATTACAGTGCTATGGGGAAACAGGGCGCAATGTGATTTTTACATGGATATGAGCAGGGCATCAGATTTGTACCGGTATGTTCCGGTGTTGTCTCAGTTTGATGATTCCTGGTCTGGCGAGCGTGGTTACGTTCAGGATGTAGCTATGCGCTTGTTGCATGACGTACAGAATGTTTGTGTTTACGCATGTGGCTCTCCTGCAATGATTAATAGTGCAAAACACCAACTGATGGACTCAGGGCTGGCACCCAAAAGATTTTTCTCTGATGCTTTTGTATGTTCAGCTAACTAA
- the rfbF gene encoding glucose-1-phosphate cytidylyltransferase, protein MKAVILAGGLGTRLSEETAVRPKPMVEIGGKPILWHIMKMYSAHGINDFIVCCGYKGYVIKEYFANYFLHMSDVTFDMQANTMHVHEKRAEPWKVTLVDTGDDSMTGGRLGRVADYVKDEEAFCFTYGDGVSDIDIAATIEFHKKHGKTATLTATFPPGRFGALDIQQGQVLSFKEKPKGDGAMINGGFFVLSPKVLKHLNGDQTVWEQEPLMNLAAEGELMAYEHHGFWQPMDTLRDKHLLEELWATGKAPWKKWD, encoded by the coding sequence ATGAAGGCAGTTATTCTGGCTGGTGGACTTGGTACCCGTTTGAGTGAAGAGACAGCTGTGCGTCCAAAGCCCATGGTCGAAATTGGTGGTAAGCCTATTTTATGGCACATCATGAAAATGTACTCTGCCCATGGTATTAATGATTTTATTGTATGCTGTGGCTATAAGGGCTACGTCATCAAAGAATACTTTGCCAACTACTTTCTACACATGTCGGACGTAACCTTCGATATGCAGGCCAATACCATGCATGTGCATGAAAAGCGCGCCGAGCCATGGAAGGTCACTTTGGTGGATACCGGCGATGATTCCATGACGGGTGGCCGCCTGGGCCGCGTTGCGGACTATGTCAAAGATGAAGAAGCGTTCTGCTTTACCTACGGCGATGGTGTAAGCGATATCGATATTGCAGCAACCATCGAGTTTCACAAAAAGCACGGTAAGACGGCCACCCTGACGGCTACCTTCCCGCCGGGCCGTTTTGGCGCGCTTGATATTCAGCAAGGCCAGGTACTTAGTTTCAAGGAAAAGCCGAAAGGTGATGGCGCCATGATTAATGGCGGCTTCTTTGTGCTGTCGCCCAAAGTACTAAAGCACCTGAATGGCGACCAAACTGTCTGGGAGCAAGAGCCGCTGATGAATCTGGCTGCAGAAGGCGAGTTGATGGCCTACGAGCATCACGGCTTCTGGCAACCGATGGATACCCTGCGTGACAAGCATTTGCTGGAAGAGCTGTGGGCTACTGGTAAGGCACCGTGGAAGAAGTGGGATTAA